Proteins encoded in a region of the Gulosibacter sediminis genome:
- the murJ gene encoding murein biosynthesis integral membrane protein MurJ — protein MATSLGRTSLILASGTLVSRVLGFIKAIVLAGTIGLVGSASADAFANANSLPSNVYALISGGLLNAVLVPQIIRATKREDGGRVYVNRLLTLAITGLAGLTLILTIGAPVLAWIYGITLSPEQLGLVIAFAYWCIPQVFFYGLYAVLSEILNARSMFAPFAWAPALNNIIAIGVLALFSVVFGADATGAREISDWTPDMIAMLGGGTTLGVVVQALVLFLFLKKAGFAYRPDFHFRGTGLGRAGKLAGWSFGVLIIVQLTGWIETLGANVAFGTAASLAALQNAWMIFMLPHSIITVSLTTTMFTSLSHKAAAKDTDSVVDDFSRGARAIALFMVFCAVALIIISPAFARIFDSTEDGLEALALVLSAALIGLLAYSLLYYVQRVFYAFEDTKSVFLLYAYTSPLQLVLIGLVAWLVPVEHIVVSLVLVQSFITCIRFVIQSLTLRKRLGSIDGRNVATSIGRFAGLAVPAAVVGLLLVWVMGGYATGGFARTGLMPALITCAVAGVAMATVYFGLALLLRLPELETFAGPLIRRLDGVRGRHSNELHRHARRAAGADRFAQEYGTLVDEVQTDLSGSVASTSQAAPELELVQSSMQNSTRSLPSRRELRQYEAKMRREEYERRIERDDEPLI, from the coding sequence ATGGCAACGTCTCTCGGCCGCACCAGCCTGATCCTCGCCTCCGGCACGCTCGTGTCGCGCGTACTCGGATTCATCAAGGCGATCGTGCTCGCGGGCACGATCGGTCTGGTCGGTTCGGCCTCGGCCGACGCCTTCGCGAACGCGAACTCGCTGCCGTCGAACGTCTACGCGCTCATCTCGGGTGGCCTGCTCAACGCCGTGCTCGTGCCCCAGATCATCCGCGCCACGAAGCGCGAGGATGGCGGCCGCGTCTACGTGAACCGCCTGCTCACGCTCGCGATTACCGGCCTCGCCGGGCTCACGCTGATTCTCACGATCGGCGCGCCCGTGCTCGCTTGGATCTACGGCATCACGCTGAGCCCCGAGCAGCTCGGCCTCGTCATCGCGTTCGCGTACTGGTGTATTCCGCAGGTGTTCTTCTACGGCCTCTACGCCGTGCTCTCCGAGATCCTCAACGCCCGCAGCATGTTCGCGCCGTTCGCGTGGGCGCCGGCGCTTAATAACATCATCGCGATCGGCGTGCTCGCGCTGTTCAGCGTCGTGTTCGGGGCGGATGCGACCGGCGCGAGGGAGATCTCGGACTGGACCCCCGACATGATCGCGATGCTCGGCGGCGGCACGACCCTCGGCGTCGTCGTGCAGGCGCTCGTGCTGTTCCTGTTCCTGAAGAAGGCGGGCTTCGCGTACCGCCCCGACTTCCACTTCCGCGGCACCGGCCTCGGCCGCGCCGGCAAGCTCGCCGGCTGGTCGTTCGGCGTGCTCATCATCGTGCAGCTGACGGGCTGGATCGAGACCCTCGGCGCGAACGTCGCGTTCGGTACGGCCGCGTCGCTCGCCGCGCTGCAGAACGCGTGGATGATCTTCATGCTGCCGCACTCGATCATCACGGTGTCGCTCACGACGACAATGTTCACGTCGCTGAGTCACAAGGCGGCGGCGAAAGACACCGACTCGGTCGTCGACGACTTCTCGCGCGGCGCCCGCGCGATCGCGCTATTCATGGTGTTCTGCGCCGTCGCGCTCATCATCATCTCGCCCGCGTTCGCGCGCATCTTCGACTCGACCGAGGATGGGCTCGAGGCGCTCGCCCTCGTGCTCTCGGCGGCCCTCATCGGCCTGCTCGCCTACTCGCTCCTCTATTACGTGCAGCGCGTCTTCTACGCGTTCGAAGACACGAAGAGCGTGTTCCTGCTATACGCCTATACCTCGCCGCTGCAGCTCGTGCTCATCGGCCTCGTCGCCTGGCTCGTGCCGGTCGAGCACATCGTCGTGTCGCTCGTGCTCGTGCAGTCGTTCATCACCTGCATCCGCTTTGTCATTCAGTCACTCACGCTGCGCAAGCGCCTCGGCTCGATCGACGGCCGGAACGTCGCCACCTCCATCGGCAGATTCGCCGGCCTCGCCGTGCCCGCCGCGGTCGTTGGCCTGTTGCTCGTCTGGGTCATGGGCGGCTACGCGACCGGCGGCTTCGCCCGCACCGGGCTCATGCCGGCGCTCATCACCTGCGCCGTCGCGGGCGTCGCAATGGCGACCGTCTACTTCGGCCTCGCGCTACTGCTGCGACTACCCGAGCTCGAGACCTTCGCCGGCCCGCTCATCCGCCGCCTCGACGGCGTGCGCGGCCGCCACTCGAACGAGCTACACCGCCACGCGCGCCGCGCCGCGGGCGCCGACCGCTTCGCGCAGGAGTACGGCACCCTGGTCGACGAAGTGCAGACCGACCTCAGCGGCTCGGTCGCCTCGACGTCACAGGCCGCCCCCGAGCTTGAGCTCGTGCAGTCATCGATGCAGAACTCCACCCGCTCGCTGCCTTCGCGGCGGGAGCTGCGCCAGTATGAGGCCAAGATGCGGCGCGAAGAGTACGAGCGCCGGATCGAGCGCGACGACGAACCGCTCATCTAA
- the trxB gene encoding thioredoxin-disulfide reductase, with the protein MSTRNVAIIGSGPAGYTAAIYVARAGLKPVMFTSAVEVGGELMNTTDVENFPGFPEGILGPDLMAKLQEQAERFGTELVYDDVTEVDLEGDVKHIKTAYSGDFEALAVIFSTGSAYRRLGLESEDRLAGRGISWCATCDGAFFKEQHIAVIGGGDSAMEEATFLTRFADRVTIIHRSDNFRASNIMLERARQNEKIDWLPFKTVEEFVGEQTVSGLKLRDTQTGEESLLDVTGVFVAIGNDPRTDLVKGKLELTDKGVIAVDGRSSRTSVPGVFAAGDVIDDHYRQAITAAGSGCTAALDAEAYIAGLPAELLARVEAEPAEATN; encoded by the coding sequence ATGAGCACGCGTAACGTTGCCATTATCGGATCCGGCCCCGCCGGTTACACCGCGGCGATCTATGTCGCCCGCGCGGGTCTCAAGCCCGTCATGTTCACCTCGGCCGTTGAGGTCGGCGGCGAACTGATGAACACCACCGACGTCGAGAACTTCCCCGGGTTCCCCGAGGGCATCCTGGGTCCCGACCTCATGGCGAAGCTGCAGGAACAAGCCGAGCGCTTCGGCACCGAGCTCGTCTACGACGATGTCACCGAGGTCGACCTCGAGGGTGACGTGAAGCACATCAAGACCGCCTACTCGGGCGACTTCGAGGCGCTCGCCGTCATCTTCTCGACCGGCTCGGCGTACCGCCGCCTCGGCCTCGAAAGCGAAGACCGCCTCGCCGGCCGCGGCATCTCGTGGTGCGCCACCTGCGACGGCGCGTTCTTCAAGGAGCAGCACATCGCCGTCATCGGCGGCGGCGACTCGGCGATGGAAGAGGCGACGTTCCTCACCCGCTTCGCCGACCGCGTCACGATCATCCACCGCTCCGACAACTTCCGCGCCTCGAACATCATGCTCGAGCGCGCGCGCCAGAACGAAAAGATCGACTGGCTGCCGTTCAAGACGGTCGAGGAGTTCGTCGGTGAGCAGACCGTGTCGGGCCTCAAGCTGCGCGACACGCAGACCGGCGAGGAATCGCTGCTCGACGTCACGGGCGTGTTCGTCGCGATCGGCAACGACCCGCGCACCGACCTCGTCAAAGGCAAGCTCGAGCTCACCGACAAGGGCGTAATCGCCGTGGATGGCCGCAGCTCGCGCACCTCGGTGCCCGGCGTCTTCGCCGCGGGCGACGTCATCGACGACCACTACCGCCAGGCCATCACTGCGGCGGGCTCGGGCTGCACGGCCGCGCTCGACGCCGAGGCGTACATCGCCGGCCTGCCCGCCGAACTGCTTGCCCGCGTCGAGGCTGAGCCGGCCGAGGCCACCAACTAA
- the trxA gene encoding thioredoxin — protein sequence MATDVTTATFDAEVLESEQTVIVDFWAAWCGPCRQVAPVLDQLAEAHPNVKLVKVDIDAEMDLAMKYQVTSIPAIKVFQGGEVKAETLGAQPRGALEKKFEGLLD from the coding sequence ATGGCTACTGATGTCACCACCGCCACGTTCGACGCCGAGGTGCTCGAGTCCGAGCAGACCGTCATCGTCGACTTCTGGGCTGCCTGGTGCGGCCCGTGCCGCCAGGTCGCGCCCGTGCTCGACCAGCTGGCCGAAGCACACCCGAACGTCAAGCTCGTCAAGGTCGACATCGACGCCGAGATGGACCTCGCAATGAAGTACCAGGTCACCTCGATCCCCGCGATCAAGGTGTTCCAGGGCGGCGAGGTCAAGGCCGAGACGCTCGGCGCGCAGCCGCGTGGCGCCCTCGAGAAGAAGTTTGAGGGTCTGCTCGACTAG
- a CDS encoding PLP-dependent aminotransferase family protein, whose protein sequence is MSEQQPTPSSGRNLDPWYSNYARRTAGLTVSEVRALFAVASRPEVVSLAGGSPYVAGLPEDLIRSAFDRMLREHGPEALQYGGGQGIPQLRERILDLMAIEGITDASADDVVTTTGSQHAIDLITKLFIDPGDVILVESPTYVGALGTFKSYEADVRHVEMDADGLDPAALTEAIHAARAEGKQVKFLYTVPNYNNPTGVTMPMSRRREILDLCIREDVLILEDNPYGLLYFEEPAPNALRSLDAEHVLYMGSFSKILSPGVRVGYVLAPHGIREKLILAVESSILSPSTFNQWLVTEYLETADWRGQIDTYRGIYRERRDAMLRALEEYLPQLSWTVPAGGFFTWVQLPPGLDSKQMLPRATTELVAYTPGSGFYADGRGHDKMRLSFCLPEPERIRLGVRRLANVINNELELLETFGDVTGAGEIETRFSSAPPNLQ, encoded by the coding sequence GTGTCAGAACAGCAGCCCACACCCTCGAGCGGCCGAAATCTCGACCCCTGGTACTCGAACTATGCCCGCCGCACGGCCGGGCTCACCGTGAGCGAGGTGCGCGCCCTGTTCGCCGTGGCGTCGCGGCCCGAGGTGGTATCGCTCGCCGGCGGCTCGCCCTACGTCGCGGGCCTGCCCGAAGACCTCATCCGCTCGGCCTTTGACCGGATGCTGCGGGAGCACGGCCCCGAGGCGCTGCAGTACGGCGGCGGCCAGGGCATCCCCCAGCTGCGCGAGCGCATCCTCGACCTCATGGCGATCGAGGGCATCACCGACGCAAGCGCCGACGACGTCGTCACCACCACCGGCTCGCAGCACGCGATCGACCTCATCACGAAGCTGTTCATTGATCCGGGCGACGTGATTCTCGTCGAGTCGCCGACCTACGTCGGCGCGCTCGGCACGTTCAAGTCGTACGAGGCCGATGTGCGCCACGTCGAGATGGATGCGGATGGGCTCGACCCCGCCGCGCTCACCGAGGCGATTCACGCGGCGCGCGCCGAGGGCAAGCAGGTCAAGTTCCTCTACACGGTGCCGAACTACAACAACCCGACCGGCGTGACCATGCCGATGTCGCGACGTCGCGAGATTCTCGACCTGTGCATCCGCGAAGATGTGCTGATTCTCGAGGACAACCCCTACGGCCTGCTCTACTTCGAGGAGCCCGCGCCGAACGCGCTGCGCTCGCTCGATGCCGAGCACGTGCTCTACATGGGCTCGTTCTCGAAGATCCTCTCGCCCGGTGTGCGCGTCGGCTACGTCCTCGCGCCGCACGGTATTCGCGAGAAGCTCATCCTCGCCGTCGAGTCGTCGATTCTCTCGCCCTCGACGTTCAACCAGTGGCTCGTCACCGAGTACCTCGAGACCGCCGACTGGCGCGGGCAGATCGACACGTACCGCGGCATCTACCGCGAGCGGCGCGATGCCATGCTGCGCGCGCTCGAGGAGTACCTGCCGCAGCTGAGCTGGACCGTGCCCGCGGGCGGCTTCTTCACCTGGGTGCAGCTGCCCCCGGGGCTCGACTCGAAGCAGATGCTGCCGCGCGCCACGACCGAGCTCGTCGCGTACACACCCGGCTCGGGCTTCTACGCGGACGGGCGCGGCCACGACAAGATGCGCCTCTCGTTCTGTCTGCCCGAGCCCGAGCGCATCCGCCTCGGCGTGCGCCGCCTCGCGAACGTCATCAACAACGAACTCGAGCTGCTCGAGACGTTCGGCGACGTGACCGGCGCAGGCGAGATCGAAACGCGCTTCTCGTCGGCCCCGCCGAACCTCCAGTAG
- a CDS encoding D-alanine--D-alanine ligase family protein gives MTIKGQHVVILSGGISHERDVSLRSGRRVADALTRAGAKVTVREPDQQLLPWLLEHRDDVDVVWPVLHGASGENGALYSLLRATGLPYVGSRPTAAKLAWNKATAKALVKRAGMATPQSIVLPNDTFRELGATSVIQAIARGIDFPAVVKPTEGGSAQGVSFVENISEFGRALVTAFTYGDSVLIEKRVRGVEVTVGVLDYGDGPFTVPAVEVVPASGVYDYAARYNAGETTYFAPARLTDDVAKRVAEQALLAYDTIGLADLARVDFIVDEEGTPWFLEADPIPGMTETSLVPLALEAAELAAPEVYAKLAEHAARRGARTSNKSVVAEPDAADAAADAGAEADADETEGAEA, from the coding sequence ATGACCATCAAGGGACAACACGTTGTGATCCTCTCGGGCGGAATCTCGCACGAGCGTGACGTTTCGCTGCGCTCCGGGCGGCGGGTGGCGGATGCGCTCACTCGCGCCGGCGCGAAGGTGACCGTTCGCGAGCCCGACCAGCAGCTGCTGCCGTGGCTGCTCGAGCACCGCGACGACGTCGATGTGGTGTGGCCCGTGCTGCACGGCGCCTCGGGCGAGAACGGCGCGCTCTACTCGCTGCTGCGCGCGACCGGCCTGCCGTACGTTGGCTCGCGCCCCACCGCGGCGAAGCTCGCATGGAACAAGGCGACCGCGAAGGCGCTCGTGAAGCGCGCCGGCATGGCGACGCCGCAGTCGATCGTGCTGCCGAACGACACCTTCCGCGAGCTCGGCGCCACAAGCGTGATTCAGGCGATCGCGCGCGGCATCGACTTCCCCGCCGTCGTGAAGCCCACCGAGGGCGGCTCGGCGCAGGGCGTCTCATTCGTCGAGAACATCTCGGAGTTCGGCCGGGCCCTCGTGACCGCGTTCACCTACGGCGACTCGGTGCTCATTGAGAAGCGCGTGCGCGGCGTCGAGGTGACCGTGGGCGTGCTCGACTACGGCGACGGCCCCTTCACTGTGCCCGCCGTCGAGGTCGTGCCCGCGAGCGGCGTCTACGACTACGCGGCGCGCTACAACGCCGGTGAGACGACCTATTTCGCGCCGGCCCGGCTCACCGACGACGTCGCCAAGCGGGTCGCTGAGCAGGCCCTGCTCGCGTACGACACGATCGGCCTTGCCGACCTCGCGCGCGTCGACTTCATCGTCGATGAGGAGGGTACGCCCTGGTTCCTCGAGGCCGACCCGATTCCCGGCATGACCGAGACCTCGCTCGTGCCGCTCGCGCTCGAGGCGGCCGAGCTGGCCGCGCCCGAGGTATACGCGAAGCTCGCCGAGCACGCGGCCCGGCGCGGGGCGCGCACCTCGAACAAGTCGGTTGTTGCTGAACCTGACGCGGCGGATGCTGCGGCCGACGCTGGTGCCGAGGCCGACGCTGACGAGACCGAAGGCGCCGAGGCGTAG
- a CDS encoding ParB/RepB/Spo0J family partition protein, which produces MASKKRTGLGRGLSALIPSGSSTEDRDIDVFFDGSAPSGRRQATATLEAEPQAAEEAPAKAPAKTPAKTPAKTATKTPSKAKSTAAAESASKTADAANNASKTIDAEPEATTEDVAPEEQLAVATEIADAADAAAAEENAATVSADADDAPGDDATEPELIPVPGATLRTLDPMRIVPNLRQPRHEFDQDALDELIISVREFGVLQPIVVRPLPADDPRAADGDYELIMGERRLRATKASGRTEVPAIVRDTDDEDMLRDALLENLHRAELNPLEEASAYRQLLDDFGCTQDELAERIGRSRPRISNTLRLLNLPVDVQRRVAAGVLSAGHARAVLSVGEPAAMTQLADRIVNEQLSVRESETAAATLATRAGRSNRSTTKQDAPGSDSLSAHLEEVSERLGDRFNTRVKVVLRKTKGTITIDFASMADLNRILEDLDEADES; this is translated from the coding sequence ATGGCATCCAAGAAGCGCACCGGCCTTGGCCGCGGCCTGAGCGCGCTCATCCCGAGCGGCTCGTCCACCGAAGATCGAGACATCGACGTCTTCTTCGACGGTTCGGCACCCTCGGGACGCCGCCAGGCAACCGCCACGCTCGAAGCCGAACCACAGGCCGCCGAGGAAGCTCCCGCCAAGGCACCGGCAAAGACTCCAGCCAAAACACCCGCGAAGACGGCCACGAAGACCCCGAGCAAGGCCAAGAGCACCGCTGCAGCAGAAAGCGCATCGAAGACCGCCGATGCTGCGAACAATGCATCGAAGACTATCGATGCAGAGCCCGAGGCCACGACTGAGGATGTGGCGCCCGAGGAGCAGCTCGCCGTCGCCACAGAGATTGCCGACGCCGCAGACGCCGCCGCGGCCGAGGAGAACGCAGCCACCGTATCCGCCGACGCCGACGACGCGCCAGGCGACGACGCAACCGAGCCCGAGCTCATCCCGGTGCCCGGCGCGACCCTGCGCACGCTCGACCCGATGCGCATCGTGCCGAACCTGCGCCAGCCGCGCCACGAGTTCGACCAGGATGCGCTCGACGAGCTGATCATCTCGGTACGCGAGTTCGGCGTGCTCCAGCCCATCGTGGTGCGCCCGCTGCCCGCAGACGACCCCCGCGCGGCCGACGGCGACTACGAGCTCATCATGGGTGAGCGTCGTCTGCGCGCGACCAAGGCGTCGGGCCGCACCGAGGTGCCCGCCATCGTGCGCGACACCGACGACGAAGACATGCTGCGCGACGCGCTGCTCGAGAACCTGCACCGCGCCGAGCTCAACCCGCTTGAAGAGGCCTCGGCCTACCGCCAGCTGCTCGACGACTTCGGCTGCACGCAGGACGAGCTCGCCGAGCGCATCGGCCGCTCGCGCCCGCGCATCTCGAACACGCTGCGTCTGCTCAACCTGCCCGTCGACGTGCAGCGTCGCGTCGCCGCCGGCGTGCTGAGCGCCGGCCACGCCCGCGCCGTGCTGTCGGTGGGGGAGCCCGCCGCCATGACGCAGCTCGCCGACCGCATCGTCAACGAGCAGCTCTCGGTGCGCGAGTCCGAGACCGCGGCCGCGACGCTCGCGACCCGCGCCGGCCGCAGCAACCGATCGACCACGAAGCAGGATGCACCGGGCAGCGACTCGCTCAGCGCCCATCTCGAAGAGGTGAGCGAGCGCCTCGGCGACCGCTTCAACACCCGCGTGAAGGTCGTGCTGCGCAAGACCAAGGGCACGATCACCATCGACTTCGCGTCGATGGCCGACCTCAACCGCATCCTCGAAGACCTCGACGAGGCCGACGAGAGCTAA
- a CDS encoding ParA family protein: MSDAFESPIARQIAVLTAKKRALKTVKTPRPATTRIFTVSNQKGGVGKTTTTVNIAAALAQAGLKVLVIDIDPQGNASTALNVDRQGDVAGTYEVLIDAVPLADVVQTSPDIAGLECCPATLNLAGAEIELVDVEQRETRLREALTTYLGEREAASDPLDYVFIDCPPSLGLLTMNAFAAAKEVLIPIQGEYYALEGLSQLLNSINRLREYLNPNLQVSAILMTMFDRRTNLSREVADEVRQHFPEQTLSTVIPRSVRISEAPSYSQTIITYDPEGTGAVAYREAANELANQGAHR, from the coding sequence ATGAGCGACGCGTTCGAGTCACCGATTGCGCGGCAGATTGCGGTGCTCACCGCGAAGAAGCGAGCACTCAAGACGGTCAAGACCCCTCGTCCGGCAACAACCCGCATCTTCACGGTCTCGAATCAGAAGGGCGGCGTCGGCAAGACGACCACCACCGTGAACATCGCCGCGGCACTCGCGCAGGCCGGCCTCAAGGTGCTCGTTATCGACATCGACCCGCAGGGCAACGCATCGACGGCGCTCAATGTAGATCGCCAGGGTGACGTAGCGGGCACGTACGAGGTGCTCATCGACGCCGTTCCGCTTGCTGACGTGGTGCAGACCTCGCCCGACATCGCCGGGCTCGAATGCTGCCCCGCGACCCTGAATCTCGCGGGTGCCGAGATCGAACTCGTCGACGTCGAGCAGCGCGAGACACGCCTCCGCGAGGCCCTCACGACGTACCTCGGCGAGCGGGAAGCCGCATCCGACCCCCTCGACTACGTGTTCATCGACTGCCCGCCCTCGCTCGGCCTGCTCACTATGAACGCGTTCGCGGCGGCGAAGGAAGTCCTCATCCCGATCCAGGGCGAGTACTACGCCCTCGAGGGGCTCAGCCAGCTGCTCAACTCAATCAACCGCCTGCGCGAGTACCTCAACCCGAACCTGCAGGTCAGCGCGATCCTCATGACGATGTTCGACCGCCGCACGAACCTCTCCCGCGAGGTCGCCGACGAGGTGCGCCAGCACTTCCCCGAGCAGACCCTCTCGACGGTCATCCCGCGCTCGGTGCGAATCTCCGAGGCCCCCAGCTACAGCCAAACCATCATCACCTACGACCCCGAAGGCACCGGCGCGGTTGCATACCGTGAGGCCGCCAACGAGCTCGCGAACCAAGGAGCACACCGCTAA
- the rsmG gene encoding 16S rRNA (guanine(527)-N(7))-methyltransferase RsmG translates to MSDAAAIPEPVTQVQLGDETVEVEPRPAVAAEIFGDRLHLAQAYANALANDGETLGLLGPLEYPRLWTRHIVNSALIAPLLSGSVGDVGSGAGLPGIPLAIARPDVQFTLIEPMERRHTWLLEQVEALGLDNVTPLRARAEEVADTHTFDQVTARAVAALSKLIPITAPLVRYEGELVLLKGRSAEAEIQKAAKQIRRFQLEDIRVEEVGTDLDTESTRVVRATVA, encoded by the coding sequence ATGAGCGATGCGGCGGCAATTCCCGAGCCCGTGACCCAGGTACAGCTTGGCGACGAGACGGTCGAGGTCGAACCCCGCCCCGCTGTCGCGGCGGAGATCTTCGGAGACCGACTCCACCTCGCGCAGGCCTACGCGAACGCCCTCGCTAACGACGGCGAGACCCTGGGCCTCCTCGGCCCGCTCGAGTACCCGCGCCTCTGGACGCGTCACATCGTGAACTCGGCGCTCATTGCCCCGCTCCTCTCGGGCAGCGTCGGCGACGTGGGCTCGGGAGCCGGCCTTCCGGGCATCCCGCTCGCCATTGCTCGACCTGACGTGCAGTTCACCCTCATCGAGCCCATGGAGCGCCGGCACACCTGGCTGCTCGAACAAGTCGAGGCGCTCGGCCTCGACAACGTCACGCCGTTGCGCGCCCGCGCGGAAGAAGTCGCCGACACGCACACCTTCGACCAGGTCACCGCCCGCGCGGTCGCGGCGCTGAGCAAGCTCATTCCGATCACCGCACCCCTCGTGCGCTACGAGGGCGAGCTCGTGCTGCTCAAGGGACGCTCGGCCGAGGCGGAGATCCAGAAGGCGGCGAAGCAGATCCGTCGCTTCCAGCTCGAGGACATCCGCGTCGAAGAGGTCGGCACTGACCTCGACACCGAATCGACACGCGTCGTGCGTGCAACTGTCGCGTAG